The DNA sequence TTGTATTTTTTGATTGCCTGTTCAACTGTCATGATAAACACCTCCATCATATAGTATGTCTATGTTTGTTTGAATATAGTATATTGTATAGATAGCACAAAGTCAACTGTAAATAATGCACAAAAAGGCAAAAAAAGGGAAAAACTTCCGTTATTTTTGATAAAAAAGGAGAGATAAATAGTGAAAAATGCAAACTATTATACTATGATGGAAGAAGAATTGAAGAAAATATCGGATTCCGGCAGTAAAAAGAAGATATTGCTTCATTGCTGCTGTGCCCCGTGTTCCAGTCATTGCCTTGAAGTTCTGACCGATTATTTTGATATTACTGCTTATTTTTATAATCCGAATATCACAAGTGATGAAGAATACGAGAAACGCTGGAATGAATTAAAACGCTTTGTTCATGAAGTATATCAGGAGAATGGGGTGGAGTCATATCTGGAAGAGCATGAGAGCGAACGGTTTCTTGAAATGGCAAAAGGAATGGAAGAGGAACCGGAACGTGGAATCCGGTGCTATGCCTGTTATAAGCTTCGTCTGGATAAAAGTGCAGCATTTGCAAAGAAGCATGGATTTGATTATTTTACTACGACACTGTCGATCAGCCCGCATAAAAATGCAGACTGGCTCAATGAGATCGGAGAAGAACTGGGTGAGCAGTATGGTATAACATTTTTGCATAGTGATTTTAAGAAGAAAAACGGATATAAACATTCGATCGAGCTTTCAAAGGAATATAATTTATATAGACAGAACTTCTGCGGCTGTGAATTCAGCAGAAGAGTGTATGAAGCAGCAGAAAAAATGAAGCAGGAAGCTGCTCAGAAATAAGTTGACGAATTTCGATGAAAAAGTGTTGTCTAACAATAACAAATGTGTTAGAATTGACAAAACTAGAAAAAAGAGGCAGATGAGGATCTTTGTATGTGTGCACAGATTCTCTGTTCACTCTTTTTTTTTGAGCAAAAATAGAAAAAAGAAGAAAGGAATTGTATTATGAAAGCTTTTTTGATACTTGAAGATGGACATGTATTTGAAGGCACCAGTATTGGAGCAACCGATGAGATCATAAGCGAAATTGTTTTCAATACGTCTATGACAGGTTACTTAGAGGTGTTGACAGACCCATCCTATGCCGGGCAGGCAGTTTGTATGACATATCCGTTGATTGGTAATTATGGTGTATGTCTGGAAGATATGGAGGCTGATAAACCATGGCAGTCAGGATTTATTGTAAGAGAGATTGCGAAGAAGCCAAGTAACTTTAGAAGTGAACAGAGTATTAACCAGTTCCTTATTAATAACAATATAACAGGTATCGAGGGAGTTGATACCAGAGCCTTGACCAAGATCCTCAGAAATCAGGGTACAATGAAGGGCATGATCACAACAAATGCTTCTTATGACCTTGAAGATTGTCTGAAGCGGATCAAAGCATGGGAGATGGGACATGTTGTTCTTGATGTTACATGCAAAGAAAAGAAAGTTTATCCGGGAGATGGCTACAAGGTAGCTGTGATCGATCTCGGCGTTAAGAGAAATATTATCAAATCTTTATTAAAGAGAGGTTGTCAGGTTACTGTATATCCTGCTGAGACACCTGCGGAGGAGATCATCGCAGATGCACCGGACGGCATCATGTTAACAAACGGACCTGGAGATCCAAAGGATTGTAAGGTTACGATCAAAGAAGTGAAAAAACTTTTCGATACAGATATTCCTATTTTTGCAATATGTCTTGGACATCAGCTGCTTGCACTTGCAAATGGCGGCGATACCGTAAAGATGAAATACGGTCACAGAGGTGCGAACCATCCTGTAAAAGATTTAAAGACCGGAAAGGTTTATATTTCAACTCAGAATCATGGATATATGGTAAAAGAAGAGAGCCTTGACAGAAAGGTTGCCGAGGTCAGCTTTATCAATGTAAATGATGGTACAGTAGAAGGTGTTCATTACCTTGGTAAGAATGCACAGACCGTACAGTTCCATCCGGAAGCATGTGCCGGTCCTCTTGATACAGACTTCTTGTTTGATGTATTTATGAATATGATGGAGGTGTCTAAGTAATGCCAAAGAATCCGAATATTAAAAAAGTTGTTGTAATTGGCTCCGGTCCTATCGTAATCGGACAGGCTGCAGAATTTGACTATGCCGGTACACAGGCTTGTCGTTCATTAAAAGAAGAAGGCCTTTGCGTTGTCCTGATCAACTCCAATCCGGCTACGATCATGACAGATAAGGATATCGCAGATAAGGTATACATTGAGCCATTAACAGCCGATGTAGTAAAAGCAGTGATCGAGAAGGAAAAACCGGACAGCCTTCTGCCAACACTGGGTGGTCAGGCAGCTTTAAATATCGCAATGGAACTGGAAGAGTCCGGTTTCTTAAGAGAACATGATGTTATGTTGATCGGTACATCTTCTTCAACAATCAAAAAAGCAGAGGATAGACTGGAATTCAAGAAAACCATGGAGAAGATCCATGAGCCTGTAGCACCATCTGAGGTTGTTACAACGGTAAAAGCCGGTCTGGAATTTGTTAAGAAGATAGGATATCCGGTTGTACTCCGTCCGGCATATACCCTCGGCGGAAGCGGCGGTGGTATCGCTGAAAATGAAGAAGAGTTTGTCGAGATTCTGATGAATGGTCTGAGACTTAGTCGTGTCGGTCAGGTTCTGGTAGAGCGTTGTATCGCAGGCTGGAAAGAGATCGAATACGAAGTAATGCGTGATGCAAATGGTACCTGTATTACAGTTTGTAATATGGAGAATCTGGATCCGGTCGGTGTCCATACCGGTGACTCTATCGTAGTAGCACCATCCCAGACATTGGGTGATAAAGAGTATCAGATGCTTCGTACATCTGCATTAAATATTATTTCTGAATTAAATATCCGTGGTGGCTGTAACGTACAGTTTGCATTACATCCAACTACATTTGAATATTGTGTAATCGAAGTAAATCCTCGTGTAAGCCGTTCGTCAGCACTTGCATCCAAGGCAACCGGTTATCCGATCGCCAAGGTTTCTGCAAAGATCGCACTTGGTTATAATCTGGATGAGATCCAGAATGCAATTACCAAGAAGACGTTTGCAAGTTTTGAGCCTGCACTGGACTATGTTGTTGTTAAGATTCCTAGACTTCCGTTTGATAAGTTCATCAAGGCAGATCATGATCTGACAACACAGATGAAGGCAACCGGTGAGGTTATGAGTATCTGCACAAACTTTGAGGGCGCATTGATGAAAGCAATCCGTTCTCTGGAACAGCATGTAGATGGTCTTCATTCCAGCAGATATAAGAATATGTCTGACAGTGATATCTTAAAGCTTCTGCATCATGTAGATGACAGACGTATCTTTGTTATCGCTGAGGCACTTCGCCGTGGCATTACACAGGAAGCAATTCACGATATCACAAAGATTGATCTTTGGTTCATTGATAAGATCAACAATCTGGTTGACTATGAACAGGAGATCCGTGATTCCAAGGGAGATATCTCCAAGGAACTGATGAAGGAGATCAAGCGTGTAGAATTCCCGGATAAGGTAATCGCACAGCTTACAGGAAAGACAACAAAAGAGATCAAAGAGCTGCGGTATGGCTATGGTATCCGTGCATCTTTCAAGATGGTTGATACCTGTGCTGCAGAGTTTGAAGCATCTACACCATACTATTATTCCTGCTTTGACGGTGAGAATGAAGTAGAGGAAGATCATTCCGTAAAGAAGGTTATGGTTCTTGGTTCCGGTCCTATTCGTATCGGACAGGGTATCGAATTCGATTACTGCTCCGTACACAGTACATGGGCATTTGAGAGAAAGGGATACCAGACCATTATCGTAAATAATAATCCTGAGACAGTCAGTACAGATTTTGATATTGCAAATAA is a window from the Lachnospiraceae bacterium GAM79 genome containing:
- the carB gene encoding carbamoyl-phosphate synthase large subunit, whose amino-acid sequence is MPKNPNIKKVVVIGSGPIVIGQAAEFDYAGTQACRSLKEEGLCVVLINSNPATIMTDKDIADKVYIEPLTADVVKAVIEKEKPDSLLPTLGGQAALNIAMELEESGFLREHDVMLIGTSSSTIKKAEDRLEFKKTMEKIHEPVAPSEVVTTVKAGLEFVKKIGYPVVLRPAYTLGGSGGGIAENEEEFVEILMNGLRLSRVGQVLVERCIAGWKEIEYEVMRDANGTCITVCNMENLDPVGVHTGDSIVVAPSQTLGDKEYQMLRTSALNIISELNIRGGCNVQFALHPTTFEYCVIEVNPRVSRSSALASKATGYPIAKVSAKIALGYNLDEIQNAITKKTFASFEPALDYVVVKIPRLPFDKFIKADHDLTTQMKATGEVMSICTNFEGALMKAIRSLEQHVDGLHSSRYKNMSDSDILKLLHHVDDRRIFVIAEALRRGITQEAIHDITKIDLWFIDKINNLVDYEQEIRDSKGDISKELMKEIKRVEFPDKVIAQLTGKTTKEIKELRYGYGIRASFKMVDTCAAEFEASTPYYYSCFDGENEVEEDHSVKKVMVLGSGPIRIGQGIEFDYCSVHSTWAFERKGYQTIIVNNNPETVSTDFDIANKLYFEPLTAEDVEAIVDLERPDGAVVQFGGQTAIKLTEALMEMGVPILGTSAENVDAAEDRELFDEILEKCCIPRPAGKTVFTRDEALEAANELGYPVLVRPSYVLGGQGMQIAISDKDIIEFMDIINRHVQEHPVLVDKYIMGKEVEVDAVCDGEDILIPGIMEHVERAGIHSGDSISVYPAQTLSPKIKRVIEDYTRKLANSLHVIGLINIQFIAYNDEVYVIEVNPRSSRTVPYISKVTGIPIVDLATRVITGEKIKDMGYKPGLQPEAEYFAIKMPVFSFEKIRGAEISLGPEMKSTGECLGISKDYNEALYKAFLGAGVNLPKTKKMILTVKDADKMDAVEIGRRFAALGYEIFSTKSTCRILNENGVPAELINKVEEPSPNLLDLILSHEIDLIIDTPSQGVERSKDGFVIRRHAVETGVTCLTSLDTANALLTSLESSANRRLSLVDISEL
- a CDS encoding epoxyqueuosine reductase QueH, whose product is MKNANYYTMMEEELKKISDSGSKKKILLHCCCAPCSSHCLEVLTDYFDITAYFYNPNITSDEEYEKRWNELKRFVHEVYQENGVESYLEEHESERFLEMAKGMEEEPERGIRCYACYKLRLDKSAAFAKKHGFDYFTTTLSISPHKNADWLNEIGEELGEQYGITFLHSDFKKKNGYKHSIELSKEYNLYRQNFCGCEFSRRVYEAAEKMKQEAAQK
- a CDS encoding carbamoyl phosphate synthase small subunit — translated: MKAFLILEDGHVFEGTSIGATDEIISEIVFNTSMTGYLEVLTDPSYAGQAVCMTYPLIGNYGVCLEDMEADKPWQSGFIVREIAKKPSNFRSEQSINQFLINNNITGIEGVDTRALTKILRNQGTMKGMITTNASYDLEDCLKRIKAWEMGHVVLDVTCKEKKVYPGDGYKVAVIDLGVKRNIIKSLLKRGCQVTVYPAETPAEEIIADAPDGIMLTNGPGDPKDCKVTIKEVKKLFDTDIPIFAICLGHQLLALANGGDTVKMKYGHRGANHPVKDLKTGKVYISTQNHGYMVKEESLDRKVAEVSFINVNDGTVEGVHYLGKNAQTVQFHPEACAGPLDTDFLFDVFMNMMEVSK